From the Methanobacterium sp. CWC-01 genome, the window GAGTGAATACGTGGCCTCCAGGCCCTTCCGAGTTAACGCTGGACCGGTGCATGCCTATGTCATGGCCCCCGGTAATCGTACCCGCTATCTCTCCGAAATCCAGACTGGAGATGAGATTCTAGCCGTGGATAAGGATGGTAAGACTCGAAACGTCATAGTGGGAAGGGTTAAAATTGAGAAAAGACCCCTGATGCTGGTGGAAGCAGAAACCGAAGGTGTGGTACTCCGGACTCTCTTACAAAATGCCGAGACAATTCGGCTGGTGGGAGAAGATGGTAACCCCATATCAGTGGCGGATCTGAAGATTGGTCACAAGATCATGGTTTATCTGGACGAATCGGCACGTCACTTCGGGATGGCCATCGAAGAGAGCATAATCGAGAAATAGGGTTCAAATTAACTCATTCCCTTTTTTTATTCTGTTGTATCAATATGCAGCTATGAAATAGATAGTATCCTTATCAGCACGGAATGAGTCCACTTCTAAGTAGGGAAGTTCATTAGCCAAAAAAGGAGTGCAGGAGTGAATAGAATGAGAGCATTTATGGCCGTAGAGATAGATTTTAGGTTGATAAACAAAATTTTAAAGGTGCAGGAAGCTATAAAAACGGCTGATGCCCAGGTTAAATTTGTGGATGGGGAAAACCTGCACTTCACCGTTAAGTTCTTCGGGGACATCACCCCGGACCAGGCCCAGCAGATTGCCAGCCTGACCGAAACCCGGTTGGAAAACCAGCACTCATTCCAGATGTACATCAAGGGTACAGGTGTATTTCCCAAACTGGACCGGCCTAGGGTATTATGGCTGGGAGTGGATAACCCCCAGGAATT encodes:
- the thpR gene encoding RNA 2',3'-cyclic phosphodiesterase, yielding MRAFMAVEIDFRLINKILKVQEAIKTADAQVKFVDGENLHFTVKFFGDITPDQAQQIASLTETRLENQHSFQMYIKGTGVFPKLDRPRVLWLGVDNPQEFSHLQQRLDEDWVRMGFRKERSYIPHLTIGRVKGPRNREALISKIRELERVDIGPLPVEKLVLKKSDLTPVGPIYTDLQEFPLG